CACCTCTTCCGCCCGAAGAACCATTTCCAGGCCCGCGAACATGGAATAATGCCCGCGCGGTCCCTTCGATGCGTCTTTGCCTGGGTGCCCCACAAAACAGACCGAACCTTGCACTGCGTGGGCAAGGCGCGTGGCGCTTGCCAGAATCAGCCCGTAATCAACCGATCCGTTTTCCTCCATGCCAGGGGCCGCCCTGTTCAGCGTATCCACGATGACCACCGCGCCTAGTCCGGCTTCGTCCAGGGTCAAGGCAATGAGTTCGTCCGTGTCTTCATCCTTGCGAAGGTCGATAGGATCAGGGGAAAAAACCACGCCGGAAGGGTAGGCCCGCCCGTTATGCGCGGCCCATGCTTGAGCCCGTCGCTTGTAGCCGTGCTGGCCTTCGAGGCAGGCATAGACCACCGGCTTTTTTTTGGTCCTGAATCCGAACCACTCCCGGCCCTCAGCGATACTCGACGCCATATCAACCATGAGAAATGACTTCCCGACCGTGGACAGGCCGTACACAAGCCCCACCACATGCTCTGCCAGCACGCCCTTGACGATCCATTTAACGTCAGGGATCGCCAGAAGGTCAGCATATCGGAACGCCCGAAGCCTGGACCTTTTTTGCCGCTGGCCCGCCTCGATACATTTCCGCACCGCGTCCGGGCCAAGGCCGGGAGCGTTGGCCAGGTCGTTGAAGTCCTTGCCCATGTCCGCCGTCCATCCTGGCCCGAAGTCCGGCACGGCTAGGGAGCCACCAACGAGCTTGGCCGCTTTAACTGCGAGCTGATCCGGTTTCCCCGTAGTCTTGATGATGTCGGCAAGCAGGATGATCCGCGCGTCGGGGTATCGGTCCCGGATAGCTTGGGCGGCCTTGGCGAGTTGGCCATTACTCCCCGTGGAAACACCGATGCCGCCTTGCATGATCTCGGATACGCTCAAGCACGTTACCGCGCCTTCGCCCACATAAAAGACCAAGCCGTGTGTTCCAGGGGCAGGAAAGGGCGCTGTGGAGTAAATACCGGCACCACCGCCTTTAAGTGTGTACTTGGTGCCCGCCGCGTCGATAAGTTCCACCGTTTTTGGTTCGGCCTCGAACCCCTCGAATCTGGGCACCACAAGCAGCTCATCGCCTCGGAACATGGCAAAGCGCCCTTTCGTGAGGTCTTCGCCTTCGTCCTTCCGGCTATGCGCCCGGAGAATCCGCGCCACTTCGGCCATGGGAATGGACTTGAGGCCATAGCCCATGGAAACGAGCTTGCGCTTGAGGTATGGGTTCTCACTGGCTGGCTTTGCCGCCGCCATGACTGACGCTGCTACGAGCTTGGCCCGTTCCAGGTTCCGCGCTTCCTCCTCCTGATTGAGTCGCTTGGCCTCTTCCCTGGAACGCCTGCGGGCCTCGGTCTGCTCCACGGTCATGGCTCGCAAAGGCGCGTCATAGGCCCACCCATTTTGTTGGGCCACTTGGTAGAGCGTGCCAGCCCCCAAGCCTTTCCCCTGGTGGCAGGACCGCCACACGCCGTTGAACTCCCTGGCCCGGCTTTCGCCCTGGTTTTGCGCCCACCGCTCGGCAAGGTCGCGTCCATCCTCGCCAAGGGCGTCCTGGACACAAGCCAGCGCCACAAAAAAAGAATCGTGATCAGGGGCTTTAACCTCGTTCAGTGCGCTCATGATCTTGGGCCGTTCGTCGTACTGCGTGCCGGGCTGGTATTGCTTTCGTGGTTCGGATTGGGGCTCGTACTGGCCTAGATCAATACTCATGCAGGCCACCCCCGTTCACGCTCTTGACGGTCTGGCCAATGCGTGAAACAAAACTCTTGCTGTCGCCTTTATGTTTCACGCCCTGAATCGTCGCCCCGGTTCGGGGCTTTTTCATGTCCATGGGCACCCCCTACGCCAGCGGGTTGACTGCGGACTTTTCCAGGAAAGCGTCCAGGTCTTCCTTGCGGTATCTGCAAGACCGACCGATTTTCAAAAAAACGGGTCCCTTGGAAAGAAACCGCCATTGCCGAAGAGTTGCTACCTTCATGCCGATGTAGTCCGCCGCCTGCTGTTCCTTCCACGTCCCCCTTGGCTGGTCCTTGGGGTCAATCTTGCGCTCGGGTCCGAATACTCGCTGTTCCATGCTGTACCTCCAAAATGAAAATGGCCGCCCACGGGGATGATCCGTGGACAGCCATGAAAATACGAGCAAAACAAGGGCGTTAGCGATACACAAAACCGACTACATCGTACACGAAACCGACTACATTTCCGGCTACATCCTCAAGGGCGCAAAAAAACCGGGTTCCCCCGGCTTATTCAGGCTTGTTGTCCTGATACCATTTTTTATGCGCGGCCTTGCTCTTTTCGGCTGTGACCTCCCCCCTGGCATATGCGCCTATCTCTGCCGTGCTCAGCTTCGGGAATCCCGTCTTCAATCTCGCAATGCGTTCAGATGGTTCATACCCTTTGGCGCACAACCACTTGCCGTAATCCAGTGGACTTTTGAAGTCCTGTATAGTCGCGTCCGCTAGTTTTGGTGCCCGTGGCGGAAGCGGCATGGACCTTTCTATATAAACAACGTCTTCCGTTCGTTCCAGCTCTTCAACTTCGTCCATATCGAAGCAAATAATCTTTCGCCCACGCCAAGGCTCTACATCGTCAAGATATTCCGGTCTCGAAACGTCTACATCTCGCGTGAACTCCATGCCCCCTTCGCTATTTGGGCCAAGCAATCCATACGGAGTGATCTTATAGCAGGCCACTTGCTGCGCAAGAAACCCACGGCCACGATTCCACCGCCGCAAAAGATTCGCGCCACAAATGAACCGCCCCCGCTCCATCACAACCACGCCGCCCTTCTCGGATACCATGTCTTCCCTCCTTCCCCCTGGAAAAGATGATCCAGGGCCAGGACGCACCAGAGGGGAAGCGCGTCTTTTCAGCCGGGTTAATTACTCCCGGCCTAGGCCCTGGAAAAGATGGTCCTATGCCTTGACCTGCTCGTTGTGCTGGTCCACCTCCATGGCGTGGATAATGGCCAGCAAGCGCGCCGTCACGGCCTTGAGCGTGTAGGCCGCGCCGTAGTCGCGTTCGTTGTACTCCATGCCGTCGGCTATCCAGTTCAGCGCGACGTTGATTTCGTAGAGGTCGGATATGGGCGAAGTGCTCATGCCTCCACCTCCGTGGCGCAAGGATTGGGCACCACCGCCCCAAGCAGGTCTTGGGCGTGGTCAAGGCGCTCCTGGAACGGATGCGTCGCCAAAAAGTCTAGGATCGGGATGGCGTCCATGGGCTGATCCATGGCCAGGATGTCGCTCATTGCGCCCGCGCATGTCGTGAAGGTCGCTTGCAGGGCCACAAGCTCAATCTTCGCCAAGGAAAGGCGGATGGATTCGATGTCAGCGGGCTTGCCGCTCAAGGAAGCCGTTGGTAGGGACTCTTCAGCCATGATGAACCTCCTGTCGGTTCGCTGTGGTTAGGCCCTGGCTCGGTGTTCGTAGCACCTGCCGGGGCCGTCTTGTTTCCTTCCTGGAGCGTTCCAGGGAAGGTGGAAATTATTCGGTCATGCGCCGCCGCCATTGACGGCCTGACCCTGGACGACACTGGCGAAAATATCATCCACTACCTGTCCGGCACTGCGCAATGCCTCATCACGCAAATGGGCGTACCTCATGGTCACGTCCGGGCTTTTGTGCGTCATGAGCTTCTGCAAGGTCAGCATATCCACCTTGCCGCTTGAGGCCAGCATGCTGGCGTAGACGTGACGAAGGCCATGGAGCGCCCGAAACTCATCGGGTATTCCGGCGGCTAGCTTGATGGTCCGCACGGCCTTCTTGATGTCCACCCGCTGCTGTCCACCCCGGCCAGGGAAGACGAACTCGCTTTCACGGGGCATGCTCTCGAACAGTTCACGAGCTCGCTGGTTCATGGGGATGGTCTGATCTACTCCGCCCTTGGGGTCACAGATGTTGATAAAGCCACGAACGAAGTCGAGGTCTGACCACTTCAGCCGAAACATTTCACCACGCCTCATGCCCGTGAACAGAGCACAGAGCATTATCGGTCCGGCCACGGGGTGAAGGTCTTCCTCAATGGCGGACAGAAGCCGTTCAAGCTGATCCGGGGTCAAGTCCTCGGTGACGATGTTGTTGCACTTCGGAAATTCAATCTTGAAGGGGAGGGGCGCGCACAGGCGGGCATTGACGCCGAAGTTCACGATGCGTCGCAATAGCTCCAGCGTGTTCTTCACGGTCTGGGGGGCTTTGGTCTTGAGCATCTTCGACTTGAGCCGGACCACGGATAGCTGATCTATTTCATGAGGCTCTTTGTCGCCGAAGGCCGGGGCTAGGAATTTGTCAAAGCGTCCTTCGTCGGTCTTGATGCCCTTGATCGCC
This portion of the Deltaproteobacteria bacterium genome encodes:
- a CDS encoding DNA-binding protein, coding for MEQRVFGPERKIDPKDQPRGTWKEQQAADYIGMKVATLRQWRFLSKGPVFLKIGRSCRYRKEDLDAFLEKSAVNPLA
- a CDS encoding site-specific integrase; translation: MATRIKTEYPGVVYLESTSKTGKTEKVFYIFYRKDGKQIEEKVGRSIRDHMTAAKANRIRTERIEGRQLSNNERREAEQAAKEAEEGRWTIAKLWNEYRTTRAIKGIKTDEGRFDKFLAPAFGDKEPHEIDQLSVVRLKSKMLKTKAPQTVKNTLELLRRIVNFGVNARLCAPLPFKIEFPKCNNIVTEDLTPDQLERLLSAIEEDLHPVAGPIMLCALFTGMRRGEMFRLKWSDLDFVRGFINICDPKGGVDQTIPMNQRARELFESMPRESEFVFPGRGGQQRVDIKKAVRTIKLAAGIPDEFRALHGLRHVYASMLASSGKVDMLTLQKLMTHKSPDVTMRYAHLRDEALRSAGQVVDDIFASVVQGQAVNGGGA